The following nucleotide sequence is from Halobacillus mangrovi.
TATGAAAACCCTAGCAAGGCAGAGAAGACCCAGTGGGGTACGTTAACTTTTGATTTTGGTAGAAATGAGGTTCAGAGTTTCTTAACCTCAAACGCAATCTACTGGCTGAAAGAATATCACCTCGATGGACTTCGTGTAGATGCCGTTGCAAGCATGCTTTACCTTGACTTTGGTAAAGAAGAAGGCGAATGGGAGCTGAATGAATACGGTGGAAGAGAAAATCTCGAAGCTGTCGAGTTCATTAAGAAAATGAACGAAGCCATATTCGAGGAAATCCCTGACACCTTGATGATGGCAGAAGAGTCCACATCCTGGCCATTAGTCAGTGCTCCGACTTATATCGGAGGACTTGGCTTCAACTACAAATGGAACATGGGATGGATGAATGACATGCTTAAGTACATTGAAATGGATCCAATCCATCGGAAGTACCACCATAATTTGATTACTTTTTCATTGATGTATGCCTACTCTGAAAACTTTGTATTACCGATTTCTCATGATGAAGTCGTTCATGGTAAGAAATCGTTATTAAATAAAATGCCAGGCGATTATTGGCAGAAATTTGCAAACTTAAGGGCATTTCTTGCCTATATGTATGCTCACCCTGGTAAAAAACTATTATTTATGGGAGGTGAATTCGGTCAATTCGATGAGTGGAAGGATTTAGAGGATCTAGACTGGGAACTGTTAGATTACGACTCTCACAACAACACGTTGAATTACGTTAAACAGCTGCATCAACTCTATAGAGATACGCCAGCTTTATGGGAGTTGGATCATAAGGAAGAAGGATTCTTCTGGATCGATCCTAATAACTATGAGCAAAGCATTGTTTCATTTGCACGCAATAGTCGGACTTCAAATGACCAACTAATTGTCGTATGTAATTTCACACCACAAGTTTACCACGACTATAAAGTAGGGGTGCCGAAACATGGCTCATACAAAGAAATATTCTCGAGCGATGCGGAACAATACGGAGGTTCTGGGCAAACGAACGGGTTGCCTTTACACACGATCCCTGAGCCTTGGCAAGGGCAAGATCAGCATATAACCATGACGATTCCCCCGCTCGGTGTGAGCTTCTTGAAGAGAACTTCAGTATCTAAGGAGGAGAATCATGAAAAATAAACAGTGTGTAGCGATGCTTTTAGCTGGTGGACAAGGAACCAGACTGAAATCACTAACCAAACAGATAGCAAAACCTGCCGTTTACTTTGGCGGCAAGTACCGAATCATCGACTTTCCACTAAGTAACTGCGCCAACTCTGGCATTGATACAGTGGGTGTTTTAACACAGTATGAACCGCTGATCCTCAATGATTATATCGGAATTGGGGACACGTGGGATCTTGATCGTAAATTTGGAGGTGTATCTGTACTTCCACCG
It contains:
- the glgB gene encoding 1,4-alpha-glucan branching protein GlgB, encoding MVNNTTLEHDIYLFHQGNLRYSYKLLGAHPDTQDGEQGIRFAVWAPNAKQVSVVGDFNQWDGREHPMERFNDNGIWMTFIPNLDQGTIYKYEILTPHGHLRLKADPYAFSSELRPETASVVHPLDNYTWSDDEWMRERKAKNPYESPMSIYEIHLGSWKYIEPEVFYNFREYAEWVIPYVKNLGYTHIELLPIMEHPFDRSWGYQITGYYSVTARYGSPDDFKYFVDQCHQNGLGVILDWVPGHFCKDEHGLRRFDGEALYEYENPSKAEKTQWGTLTFDFGRNEVQSFLTSNAIYWLKEYHLDGLRVDAVASMLYLDFGKEEGEWELNEYGGRENLEAVEFIKKMNEAIFEEIPDTLMMAEESTSWPLVSAPTYIGGLGFNYKWNMGWMNDMLKYIEMDPIHRKYHHNLITFSLMYAYSENFVLPISHDEVVHGKKSLLNKMPGDYWQKFANLRAFLAYMYAHPGKKLLFMGGEFGQFDEWKDLEDLDWELLDYDSHNNTLNYVKQLHQLYRDTPALWELDHKEEGFFWIDPNNYEQSIVSFARNSRTSNDQLIVVCNFTPQVYHDYKVGVPKHGSYKEIFSSDAEQYGGSGQTNGLPLHTIPEPWQGQDQHITMTIPPLGVSFLKRTSVSKEENHEK